One Halobacterium zhouii genomic region harbors:
- the trpE gene encoding anthranilate synthase component I: MGADDQACASDAADDPGSADDVVLDCTREEFTEHAADGPAVVRVAATLDVDVSPLAAYDALADGSHSFLLESAEKTAASDPGGAFRPDGADESDSANARRHARYSFVGYDPDAVVAVDADGTDVQTLRAEQTAAASLGGAAGGAADGDTDSAGSGADVLDRLREVLPDAPRRGFPDGNRQLLDGGLVGFLAYDAVYDLWLDEVGVERPETPLPDAEFVVTTRTLVFDRETGDISLVCTPVVRPGDDPDAVYNRLRAEATRVRDVLAEAGDPSLGGVSITAERAGSRSEYEDAVERAKEAVLDGEVYQAVVSRTRELDGDVDPRALYASLRETNPSPYMFLLSHGDRTIVGASPETLVAVHDDTVVNNPIAGTCPRGSSPVEDRRLAGEMLADEKERAEHAMLVDLARNDVRRVSEPGSVRVPEFMRVLKYSHVQHIESTVTGTLAGDADVAGPRSGAGESGSPDAFDAVRASFPAGTLSGAPKVRAMEHVHDLESDSRGIYGGGVGYVSWTGDAEFAIAIRSATVEHDSADDGTDTVRVRAGAGVVADSDPAAEYEETESKMRGVLDAIERVREESDADSDDCAPAEPGPQR; encoded by the coding sequence ATGGGCGCGGACGACCAGGCGTGTGCGAGCGACGCGGCGGACGACCCGGGGAGCGCGGACGACGTAGTTCTCGATTGCACGCGCGAGGAGTTCACGGAGCACGCAGCGGACGGCCCGGCGGTCGTCCGCGTCGCCGCGACCCTCGACGTCGACGTGTCGCCGCTCGCGGCGTACGACGCGCTCGCCGACGGTTCCCACTCGTTCCTGCTGGAGAGCGCCGAGAAGACCGCGGCGAGTGATCCCGGCGGGGCGTTCCGCCCGGATGGCGCGGACGAGTCGGATTCCGCGAACGCGCGTCGTCACGCACGCTACTCGTTCGTCGGCTACGACCCCGACGCAGTCGTCGCCGTCGACGCCGACGGCACGGACGTTCAGACACTCCGGGCGGAGCAGACGGCGGCAGCGTCGCTCGGCGGTGCTGCCGGTGGCGCTGCCGACGGGGACACGGATTCGGCTGGCAGTGGCGCGGACGTGCTCGACCGCCTCCGGGAGGTGCTCCCGGACGCGCCGCGCCGCGGGTTCCCGGACGGGAACCGCCAGTTGCTCGACGGCGGCCTCGTCGGTTTCCTCGCGTACGACGCCGTCTACGACCTCTGGCTCGACGAGGTCGGCGTGGAGCGCCCGGAGACGCCGCTCCCGGACGCGGAGTTCGTGGTGACGACGCGGACGCTCGTCTTCGACCGCGAGACGGGCGACATCTCGCTCGTCTGCACGCCTGTCGTCCGCCCCGGCGACGACCCAGACGCGGTGTACAATCGACTGCGAGCGGAGGCAACGCGAGTGCGGGACGTGCTCGCGGAGGCCGGTGACCCCTCGCTCGGCGGCGTGTCCATCACCGCGGAGCGCGCGGGCTCCCGGAGCGAGTACGAGGACGCGGTGGAGCGCGCGAAGGAGGCCGTGCTCGACGGCGAGGTGTATCAGGCGGTCGTCTCGCGCACGCGGGAACTTGACGGCGACGTCGACCCGAGAGCGCTGTACGCGTCGCTCCGGGAGACGAACCCGTCGCCGTACATGTTCCTGCTTTCGCACGGCGACCGAACCATCGTCGGCGCGAGTCCGGAGACGCTCGTCGCAGTGCACGACGACACCGTCGTCAACAACCCCATCGCGGGGACGTGCCCGCGCGGCAGTAGTCCCGTGGAGGACCGGCGACTCGCCGGCGAGATGCTCGCCGACGAGAAGGAGCGCGCCGAGCACGCGATGCTCGTCGACCTCGCGCGCAACGATGTGCGCCGCGTCAGCGAACCGGGGAGCGTGCGCGTGCCGGAGTTCATGCGCGTGCTGAAGTACAGTCACGTCCAGCACATCGAGTCCACGGTGACTGGAACGCTCGCGGGCGACGCGGACGTAGCTGGACCACGCTCGGGAGCGGGGGAGTCGGGGTCGCCCGACGCCTTCGATGCGGTTCGCGCGTCGTTCCCGGCGGGCACGCTCTCGGGCGCGCCGAAGGTCCGCGCGATGGAGCACGTCCACGACCTGGAGTCCGACTCTCGGGGTATCTACGGCGGCGGTGTGGGCTACGTTTCGTGGACGGGCGACGCCGAGTTCGCCATCGCCATCCGGTCGGCGACAGTCGAACACGATTCGGCGGACGACGGCACGGATACAGTTCGCGTGCGCGCCGGGGCGGGCGTCGTCGCGGATAGCGACCCCGCCGCCGAGTACGAGGAGACCGAATCCAAGATGCGTGGCGTGCTCGACGCCATCGAGCGCGTCCGCGAGGAATCCGACGCCGACTCGGACGACTGCGCGCCGGCAGAACCGGGGCCACAGCGATGA
- the trpG gene encoding anthranilate synthase component II, which translates to MNVLFVDNFDSFTYNLVEYVSEQRVGGERPETTVLKNTASVEDVRAANPDAIVVSPGPGHPENDRDVGVTSVVLREVSPDVPTLGVCLGMEAAVQEYGGRVGRAPEPVHGKTSPVEHDGSGVFAGVEQGFPAARYHSLACTEVPGCFEVSATTPEGALPMAVRHREHPLVGVQFHPESVLTGAGHDVIRNFLADA; encoded by the coding sequence ATGAACGTCCTGTTCGTGGACAACTTCGATTCGTTCACGTACAACCTCGTGGAGTACGTCTCCGAACAGCGCGTGGGTGGCGAGCGTCCGGAGACGACGGTGCTGAAGAACACCGCGAGCGTCGAGGACGTGCGGGCCGCGAACCCCGACGCCATCGTCGTCAGTCCTGGTCCCGGACACCCAGAGAACGACCGCGACGTCGGCGTGACGAGCGTTGTGCTTCGCGAGGTCAGCCCCGATGTGCCGACACTCGGCGTCTGTCTCGGGATGGAGGCCGCGGTCCAGGAGTACGGAGGGCGAGTCGGGCGCGCGCCCGAGCCCGTCCACGGCAAGACGAGTCCGGTCGAGCACGACGGGTCGGGCGTGTTCGCGGGGGTCGAGCAGGGGTTCCCGGCGGCGCGTTACCACTCGCTCGCGTGTACCGAGGTGCCGGGCTGTTTCGAGGTGTCGGCGACGACTCCCGAGGGTGCGCTCCCGATGGCGGTGCGCCACCGCGAACACCCGCTCGTCGGCGTGCAGTTCCACCCGGAGAGCGTGCTCACGGGCGCCGGCCACGACGTGATTCGGAACTTCCTCGCGGACGCCTGA
- a CDS encoding phosphoribosylanthranilate isomerase gives MTRVKICGLTSEADLAAAVDAGADAVGVVADVPVDSPREVGVDRAASLLDSAPPFVSTVLVAMPDTPERALELASRVGPDVLQLHGDLPPGDVSYVSANVTPRVVQAVDATNPDAARYDSVADALLVDSVDESGAGGTGRTHDWDATREFAAAVDSPVVLAGGLTPENVREAVGTVDPFAVDVASGVESDGGTKDHDAVREFVEAATRRPAVVE, from the coding sequence ATGACGCGCGTGAAGATCTGCGGACTCACGAGCGAAGCGGACCTCGCCGCGGCGGTCGACGCGGGCGCGGACGCGGTCGGCGTCGTCGCCGACGTGCCCGTCGACTCGCCCAGAGAAGTCGGTGTGGACCGCGCTGCCTCCCTCCTCGATAGCGCGCCGCCGTTCGTCTCGACGGTGCTCGTCGCGATGCCCGACACGCCGGAGCGAGCGCTCGAACTCGCGTCCCGGGTCGGTCCGGACGTCCTCCAGTTGCACGGCGACCTGCCCCCGGGGGACGTCTCCTACGTGTCTGCGAACGTGACGCCGCGCGTCGTGCAGGCTGTCGACGCGACGAACCCGGACGCTGCGCGCTACGACAGCGTCGCCGACGCCCTGCTCGTGGACTCCGTCGACGAGTCGGGCGCCGGCGGCACCGGACGGACACACGACTGGGACGCCACGCGCGAGTTCGCGGCCGCAGTGGACTCGCCGGTCGTGCTCGCCGGCGGTCTCACCCCGGAGAACGTCCGCGAGGCCGTCGGAACCGTCGACCCGTTCGCCGTGGACGTCGCGTCGGGCGTCGAGTCCGACGGCGGAACGAAGGACCACGATGCCGTCCGCGAGTTCGTCGAGGCGGCGACGCGGCGGCCTGCGGTGGTCGAGTGA